In the Zingiber officinale cultivar Zhangliang chromosome 5A, Zo_v1.1, whole genome shotgun sequence genome, ATTTTTACCTGTACATTCAGGGGCGGATCCAGTGGGGGGTGGCATCGACGGTCACCCTCCCTTGCCGGCGGTGGAATCCTTAATATTATGGGATTTCATCGATGAAGATGGAGAATACTGTCCCTTGTTTATCGTAATCGTCCTTCCATACTTGAATTTTTAGATCCGTCACTATGTATATTTTTAGATGCCTCTCATATGTTCAGACGCACAGATATCGTCCGGGTACCTCGATTCACCTTTTTAAGTTGAAGTGCTCGGACGGAGAGAGCGATGGAGATAGCAATGCGTTTTTCTTGTAAAGATTATTTTATCACAGTTTGTTTACCATTTCTAGTTTGACTGTTGTAGCCTAGCGCTCACATGGCCAGCTTTTATCCTCTATTCATTGCGCGAGGCTTTTGTCAGACCATTGCACAGACGATGATGCTCAGGGAATCATATATATTTTGGGCGACTAGATATCTCTTCAGTAATAATTTAATCCATtattactttcttttcttttccttttctttcttttcttttcttttaagacTGGATTCCAAACCAACTAAATTACGAGCGGAGTGAGCATACCTACCTTGTGATGTTCTCCAAGTGCCAAACGGGACCACGAAGAATATGACAACGAAGCTGAACCGACGCCCACCGGAGTACGACTAAATTGGACGAATCTATTCCCGGTTGACGCAAATCCAGCCAACAACCGCACGGACTCCGATCCCCACTGCTAGATTGCGGATGAGGCTTGTGATGTAGGGGAATTCCTTCTCGCAGCCAAGGCGgcgcctcttcctcctcctcccctCCCAGAGAAAAAGTTTGTCTTTTTTTCTTCCAAAGATAAATTGAATCTCACGCCAATTGCAGGTCTTTTTTTCTCGATTTTGGAAGTTTAcagtcatcaaaattatttttttcccccTTTTGTTCACAGTCCGTTGCGAAATCGTAATTTCATCAAAGAACACAAAAAAACCATTTTCTGCTGTGTTTCCTTTCTGGCTGTGGATGATCAATTGACGCAGTGAGCTTTGAAGTTGCAGGCATGATTCTTCAGTTTCTTCTGTCTGCCCTCTTCCTCATCGCCGGAAGTTTAGCTGAAGAATCCCCAGATGTCACGCTCACAGTCAGAGGATCTGCTTTGGCAGCTGAGATCGACGACAGTTTTGTGTGCGCGACTCTCGATTGGTGGCCTCCTGAGAAATGCAACTACAATCAGTGCCCATGGGGACAAGCCTCAGTTCTCAATCTGGTACAAAATTTGCTTTCCAACCGACTGATCTGATTAGCAAGAACAAGTTTTCTGCTAACCAATGAACTTTCTCCCTCTTCAGAACTTGACTCACCCACTCCTAGCTAAAGCCATCCAAGGCAAGAGCTTTCTTCCTGCTGTTTCCTTTTCTCCAAGTTGATTAATCTGCCAAGTATGTGCTCGTCTGTTTAATTAAAACCATTAAAAAAAACAGCTTTCGATCCTTTGCGGATACGCATCGGAGGATCACTGCAAGACCAAGTGATGTACGGAGTTCCCAGTTTGGAGTCTTCATGTCTTCCTTTTTCCAAGACGAGCGGCGGCTTGTTTGGCTTTTCTCAAGGGTGTTTGACCCTGGCGAGGTGGGATGAGCTAAATCTTCTATTTGAGAAGGGAGGGTAAGTTTCAGCGCATCTCCAATCCATGCTGATTTCTCTTCtgattaaacaaacaaaaagagTATAAAGTGCCGTGATTAATCCTTGAAGTGCAATCGTCACATTTGGTTTGAACGCACTGAATGGGAGGCAGCGTCTCAGCAGTGGAATGTGGGTAGGCGACTGGAACTCCACAAATTCTCGTGATTTCATCGAGTACACGATTTCAAAAGGATATCAGGTCGATTCATGGGAATTCGGTATACCATGCCTCCTCTTTACTCTTTATATATCCGTCGAGAATGAAGATTCATCTACTGAATCAGGAGTACAACATGTGTGGTTGCATTAGGTAATGAATTGAGTGGTCGAGGTGTTGGAGCAAGGGTCAGTGCTCAACAATATGCACAAGATGTGATTGCACTTAAAGCCCTCCTGGAGGAATTGTATCGAGATTCGTATACACGGCCGATCCTTGTTGCTCCTGGAGGATTCTTCGATCAGCAATGGTATGCTCAGCTTCTTCAGGATTCAGGTTCAGGAGTCATCGATGCCTTGACACACCATATATACAATCTAGGTGGAGGTATGTGTTCAAGTGATGTTTACATTCAAAAATCTGTATCTGCAATGAATTAGGCCAAAAAACACAGGTGACGACTCCCGTATCGAAAGTAGAATACTAAACCCTGGATACTTGAGTCAGATAACTAGTACATTCCAAAACCTCCAACAGACAATAGAAAGTCATGGACCATGGTCGACTGCTTGGGTTGGTGAAGCAGGGGGTGCATACAACAGTGGAAGTCGTCGTGTATCGAACAAATTTCTCAATAGCTTTTGGTAATATTAACTTGGCTTTTGCATTGATGTTTTTTGATCTCAATTGTCTGAATTTCAGACTAAAACTTGTTCAACATAACTCAGGTACTTGGATCAACTTGGTATGGCATCAAAGTACAACACCAAGGTTTATTGTAGGCAAACCTTAATCGGCGGAAACTACGGCCTTCTTGACACAAACACTTTCATCCCGAATCCTGATTACTACAGGCAAGACATCCAGGAGTCCTACTCTAGTAAAGAATGAGTACTAATCCTCCCAATTATTGTCACAGTGCATTGCTGTGGCACCGGCTGATGGGGAAGGGAGTTCTATCCATCAATATGAGTAGCTCATCGTATTTGCGAGCCTATGCCCATTGCGCGAAAGGAAAGGTATGGACATCAGTTGATAATTTTGCTTGAGTGTTTTCTTCTATATTGtatattgatgctattcttcatgtcacacacacacacaggcAGGCATAACTCTGCTCCTGATCAACCTTAGCACATTCACCAAGTTCAGTGTGAGCATCCAAAATGATCTCAACCTCATTCTTGCCGAGGGAGGAGGCGTTCAGTTGGACAGTGCCTTCATCCAGAGCCTGAAGGAAGCAGTCTCCTGGATCGGGAGGAAAGCATCAGATGAATCAGTGGAGAGAGAGGAGTACCATTTAACTGGGAAAGGCGGAAACCGTTTGAGCCAAACCATGCTGTTGAATGGCAATCCGCTGGAGCTTCTTGAAGGAGAGATTCCTGAGTTGGATCCTGTGTATGTCCCAGCCAACTCCCCTGTGGAGATTGATCCCTTGTCTATAGCATTTGTGGTCTTTCCCAACTTCGAAGCTCAAGCTTGTAGTTGATGAGTTtggccaattttttttttaatttgagatTTCAAAGATTTGGTTGTGGATCAAAGGAGTTGTTATGTAAGTTGTTGACATGGATAATATAAAAGTGCAATGTTATAAAAAAACAgatagttgtttttttttaatataatattttaaggataaaaattaaaagaggGCTCTAAATTATACAAATCCTTTTggcattaaaaaaaatcaaaaggatgTCTATTTTACCTCAAAAATTTTTTATTCAATATCATTGGAGTAGTTACCGAGTAATTACTATAACATTGTTTCTTACTTCAGTGTTTTTGTAGCAAGTATGATTAATTGCTGCAATGTATATAAGCTATTAACTAGCTAGTATAACTATTTTAAAGTGATTTATCATATATAAGTTATTAACTAGCTAGTATAactattttaaagtgattttgatgaaattgataaagaatatttttatagaatagtgtttatagtttaaaatttagggtttaatatttttaagatttagAATTTAGTTACAATTTGTAGAAGTTGTTTGAAAATTGTTACAATATGTAAAAATTACTTAATAGTTGTTATAGTGTAAAAAATCAACTATGTTTAGTGTTGAGAGTTTAAGATTTAGGATTTAACTATAACGTGTAAAAATTACTCGATTAGTCACAATATGTAGAAACTATTTGGTAGCTGCTAGAGTGTGTAAAAACTACATAGTAGTTACTATAATGTGAAAAATCAATTATTTCAgtgtttagaatttaaaatttatgatTTAATCACCATGTGTAAAAATTACCCCATAGATACTACAACGTGCAGAAGCtactcaagaagaggtgactaatccaagcgatccggtggtaaggacgggggaccctcgttggcgggaggtcaacgacacgtggaggtcaatggtcaagagggtcaaccctaaggtcgtgccgagcggacagaGGTCATGCCGAGCGAACTGGCGGGCCGACCGAACATTCGGCCAGGGGTCTCCcaggccggacgaaagacagcccgaccaggggtcgagtttccgatgctcaaggtaatagagtctctgggccgagcggacaggccgctcggccgagccacaggacaataaggcgcaatcctattcgagcacatgagcagggttTCCCCGCCCAGTCCGAGGTATGggcattcccggaggccatgagcgccgagcgaccggtccgctcggcccgggaacaggcAAGAGGTGCAAAGGGACAGAAGGGACCGCTGGTAACATCATCcttgagacacctgccgccgacaaacagcatggtcggctgccagagcggacagagtatcgtacggtgaaAGTTTCCAccatcacgtcagggatatgctcggacgattacagaatggtgtcagacatgcttttctaatacaaccctactgaggtatgtttggggaagcgtgcacacatcgAGAAGCGTGTCCGCGCCTCCccgaggtcctatataaggatccccaaacttcgacggaggtacgcgATTCTCATCACTATAGCCATAGTAGCATTActttgctcctcttcttcttcactgcctgacttgagcgtcggagggtcgtcaccgggaaacccctcctggctcgacttctttgcaggttcgccggaggtctacaccatcatcagaggatagcggagagcgtcacgtccccagcgtccatcgactcagcgctcgggcaggatcaaattggcgccgtctgtgggaacgttcctGAATCCAAGCagagacgatggaagaagctgaacgccaactcatggtgacactcTCTCCCGAATAACTAGACGCGCTCATCTAAGCGCGGGCggccaagatagtcgagcaacagcAAAAGGCTCAAGCCGATCGGATAGCGCAACAGGCAACGTCGGCATCAGGCGATCGAGCGGCACCAGATGACCagccggagcagctctcaatatggggccagaacaaaggtccgaccggCACTCAAGTGGAAgccccgcccgccccgataccgttcCATCAGACTTTATTCCAAACACCGTCAGAAGTCGCTCAGGCCAACCTCGACCGAGGATCTTCGTCTGACGAAGCCCCCGCGCGGGACAATAGAAAAGGCAAGGCGCCCCAAGCGGATttatcccccgagcggatcaaccgacaattTTCCGACGCCATCCTGAGAGACCCGCTGCCAAGGCACTACGCTCCCCCTGAGATCGGAgaatacaacgggaccaccgacccggatgaccatctgggtaagttcgataacacagctactctgcATCAATATACATATGGTGTGAAATGtcgggtgttcctcaccaccctctcgggatcggcgcaacgatggttccggaggttgccggacggatcgatcACAAGCTTCAGGGAATTCTGCACGGCACTCCTTCACCATTTTGTgagcagcaggcgctaccagaagaccagcgtcaaccTGTTCGCAATAAAGCAAGGTCCAAGGGAGatgctccgagcctacatccagcgtttcAACCAAGTGGCTATGGATATCCCGACGGTCatctcggagaccatgatgaacgcaTTCATGCAAGGATTGgtagatggagatttcttccgctcactcattcggaagccgccccgcaGCTACGACCATATGTTGCATaaggccaacgaatatatcaacGTAGAGGAACCCTAGGCGACCAGAAGGAAGGAAGCCCCATCTGAGCCA is a window encoding:
- the LOC121979732 gene encoding heparanase-like protein 2 — protein: MILQFLLSALFLIAGSLAEESPDVTLTVRGSALAAEIDDSFVCATLDWWPPEKCNYNQCPWGQASVLNLNLTHPLLAKAIQAFDPLRIRIGGSLQDQVMYGVPSLESSCLPFSKTSGGLFGFSQGCLTLARWDELNLLFEKGGAIVTFGLNALNGRQRLSSGMWVGDWNSTNSRDFIEYTISKGYQVDSWEFGNELSGRGVGARVSAQQYAQDVIALKALLEELYRDSYTRPILVAPGGFFDQQWYAQLLQDSGSGVIDALTHHIYNLGGGDDSRIESRILNPGYLSQITSTFQNLQQTIESHGPWSTAWVGEAGGAYNSGSRRVSNKFLNSFWYLDQLGMASKYNTKVYCRQTLIGGNYGLLDTNTFIPNPDYYSALLWHRLMGKGVLSINMSSSSYLRAYAHCAKGKAGITLLLINLSTFTKFSVSIQNDLNLILAEGGGVQLDSAFIQSLKEAVSWIGRKASDESVEREEYHLTGKGGNRLSQTMLLNGNPLELLEGEIPELDPVYVPANSPVEIDPLSIAFVVFPNFEAQACS